The proteins below are encoded in one region of Coffea arabica cultivar ET-39 chromosome 4c, Coffea Arabica ET-39 HiFi, whole genome shotgun sequence:
- the LOC113740132 gene encoding aspartyl protease APCB1-like, which translates to MEETEESPRLKGIVIITLPPADNPSLGKTITAFTLTDESQFQPPSNHHQNQIEPPSQPSQSQEDSQSTHAQIPFSLKRFLFYIPIPLFGLVFMSLIALSYWVSFSQETLYELREIDDDQKSNTIIFPLFPKGGIGGSLQGEFEIKLGRFVGSNSKIGKIRLSDGLSQRKSLKSMIAESKIDSTAVLPLKGNIYPDGLYYTYVLVGTPPRPYFLDMDTGSDLTWIQCDAPCTSCAKGAHPFYKPAANTIIRSDDSYCAEVQINQRTNCATCHQCDYEIEYADHSSSIGVLARDKFHMRNSNGSIVSSNFVFGCAYDQQGLLLNSLIKTDGIIGLSRGKISLPSQLANQGNVRNVVAHCLAAEAGGGGYMFLGNDFVPYQQIAWVPMLNIPFITSYHTALTKITYGGKGLSSGGINDEVVLFDSGSSYTYFPKRAYNELVAELEGTFGESLIQDASDNTLPVCWHIKFPVSSVADIRHIVKPLGLHFRSKWWIKSTKLQIPPEGYLVINNKGNICLGILDGSEVQHGSSLILGDISLRGQLFVYDNVNQKIGWIKSDCSRPKRFERLPFS; encoded by the exons ATGGAAGAGACCGAGGAGTCTCCACGACTGAAAGGGATTGTTATAATCACACTACCTCCTGCAGATAATCCATCTTTAGGCAAAACTATAACTGCTTTTACACTGACTGATGAATCACAATTTCAACCACCATCGaaccaccaccaaaaccaaataGAGCCGCCATCACAGCCTTCACAATCACAAGAGGACAGCCAGAGCACTCATGCTCAGATACCTTTTTCATTGAAAAGATTTCTCTTTTATATTCCAATACCACTTTTTGGGCTTGTATTTATGTCTTTGATTGCTTTATCTTATTGGGTTTCTTTCTCTCAAGAGACCCTTTACGAATTACGTGAAATAGATGACGATCAGAAGTCAAACACTATTATATTCCCTTTGTTTCCTAAGGGGGGAATTGGTGGTAGTTTGCAGGGAGAATTTGAGATTAAGCTTGGGAGATTTGTTGGATCGAATTCCAAGATTGGTAAAATAAGATTGAGTGATGGTTTGAGTCAAAGAAAGTCTCTAAAATCTATGATTGCTGAGTCTAAGATTGATTCGACTGCTGTTTTGCCTCTCAAGGGCAACATTTATCCGGATGG GTTATACTACACATATGTACTTGTGGGGACTCCCCCAAGGCCCTATTTTCTAGATATGGATACAGGCAGTGACCTGACGTGGATTCAGTGTGATGCTCCATGTACCAGTTGTGCAAAG GGAGCACATCCATTTTACAAGCCCGCAGCAAACACAATCATCCGTTCAGATGACTCATACTGTGCTGAAGTTCAAATCAATCAACGAACCAACTGTGCAACTTGTCATCAATGTGATTATGAAATAGAATATGCTGATCATAGCTCCTCTATAGGTGTTCTTGCCAGGGATAAGTTTCACATGAGGAATTCAAATGGATCCATTGTCAGCTCAAATTTTGTGTTTGG CTGTGCTTATGATCAGCAAGGCTTGCTTCTGAACTCACTCATAAAGACAGATGGAATCATAGGACTTAGCAGGGGGAAAATCAGCCTTCCTTCCCAGTTGGCTAACCAGGGTAATGTAAGAAATGTAGTAGCACATTGCCTTGCTGCTGAAGCTGGTGGTGGTGGATATATGTTCCTGGGCAATGACTTTGTGCCATACCAGCAGATAGCATGGGTGCCAATGCTTAATATCCCTTTTAT AACTTCTTATCACACAGCACTGACAAAAATTACCTATGGAGGCAAAGGGCTTAGCTCAGGTGGTATCAATGATGAAGTTGTACTTTTTGACAGTGGTAGTTCGTATACATACTTCCCAAAACGAGCATACAATGAATTAGTTGCCGAA CTTGAAGGTACTTTTGGTGAAAGCCTCATCCAGGATGCATCAGATAATACATTACCCGTTTGTTGGCACATTAAGTTCCCAGTAAG CTCTGTGGCAGATATAAGACATATTGTCAAACCTCTAGGCCTTCATTTTCGAAGCAAGTGGTGGATTAAATCCACAAAACTTCAGATTCCTCCAGAAGGTTACTTGGTCATAAAT AACAAAGGTAACATATGCTTGGGTATTCTTGATGGAAGTGAGGTACAGCATGGATCTTCTCTAATACTTGGAG ATATCTCCTTACGCGGTCAATTGTTTGTATATGACAATGTGAATCAGAAAATTGGGTGGATAAAGTCAGATTGTTCCAGGCCAAAAAGATTTGAAAGACTACCATTTTCTTGA
- the LOC113741740 gene encoding DENN domain and WD repeat-containing protein SCD1, producing the protein MANRIFEYFVVCGIGPEIRTLDGERGYHGSEFIYLPSLLDQYPPTDHTLYPPPPPQLPTCVLPAGVQFHASGFDSKDPSTFPRNYPIVLTEGDGSKIYVSCIAFRDPVCEDIVEAYRVAANSFADKCICLVSRSPSFHILRDALEEIFLLCFSSSGSSKPLWDVIAYLVSSVPLPTPGKDRVLFAIEDSLLAVEVPPKDGLPHADISFQPLIQCLDVDNFIKLFTAVLLERRILLRSNKYSLLTLVSEAICHLIYPFRWQHVYIPLLFFSGVDYIDAPTPYMMGLHSGVDTFGLTMDGVVVVDLEHNCITTSEDIPPIPEPEYSSLRGDITKLLHPNVVGIDQMKATLSNCKEEFLRGSSKPWGEDHDLQLRIIFLKFFASILGGYRNFIESTTTLVFNTQAFLKKRSRSTNQPPDPMISQFLDSQGFLDYLGRGIGFEESNINLLDKLQDAIGRGQSPLSILPSIMGEPEIVTISDYRAGSSGSDAKYCYDRFPSNILSEEEEVKRKQILATASGALEYSGKHAPGSPSIFAGQDSKAESLSPRERAAERERMVLDIKVKLQGLWLRLLKLGSTDDPLSSFEYGTILALIESDAEGIGGSGFVECIREHIHSGWTCQLTEEQFIAVKELLKTAITRATSRNDMATIRDALEVSAEIYKKDVNNVSDYVQRHLRSLPVWDDLRFWEGYFDYLLDRFSSKSANYATLVTTQLIVMATHMAGLGLADTDAWSLIETIAGKNNIGYKHMIKLRGFLAHIRQICIGYWGIYSSKSQAVPLYGLASPRPDAASEVEQPAEASGVGRSWVQSMFSRDTTLRANSFSRVRKWTSDTGVSENGKQEPSAAGQKKIQTSVRTLRGHTGVVTALHCVTSREVWDLIGDREDAGFFISGSTDCTIKIWDPSLRGSELRATLKGHTRTVRAINSDRGKVVSGSDDQTVLVWDKQTTQLLEELKGHDAQVSYVRMLSGERVLTAAHDGTVKMWDVRTDTCVATVGRCSSAVLCVEYDDSTGILAAGGRDSVTNIWDIRAGRQMHKLLGHTSWIRSIRMVGDAVITGSDDWTARMWSVSRGTCDAVLACHGGPILCVEYSISDKGIITGSTDGLLRFWENDNGGLKCTKNVTVHTSSILSINAGEHWLGVGAADNSMSLFHRPQERLGGFSSTGAKIAGWQLYRTPQKTVAMVRCVSSDLERKRICSGGRNGLLRLWDATINI; encoded by the exons ATGGCGAATCGGATCTTCGAGTACTTCGTGGTATGCGGAATTGGGCCTGAGATTCGGACTTTGGATGGAGAAAGAGGTTACCACGGGAGCGAGTTCATTTATTTGCCCTCGCTTCTCGATCAGTATCCTCCCACCGATCACACTCTCTATCCCCCTCCTCCCCCTCAGCTCCCAACT TGCGTTTTACCTGCTGGTGTTCAATTCCATGCATCTGGCTTTGATTCTAAAGATCCTTCAACCTTTCCGCGGAACTATCCTATTGTTTTAACTG AGGGAGATGGGTCTAAAATTTATGTTAGTTGCATTGCTTTCCGGGATCCTGTTTGCGAGGATATTGTTGAAGCTTATCGCGTTGCTGCAAATTCTTTTGCTGATAAATGCATCTGCCTTGTTTCTCGTTCACCTAGTTTTCATATACTACGAGATGCATTGGAGGAAATTTTTTTGCTTTGTTTCTCTTCTTCTGGAAGTAG CAAGCCATTATGGGATGTTATAGCATATCTGGTCTCCAGTGTACCTTTGCCTACTCCTGGAAAGGATCGAGTTCTGTTTGCAATTGAGGATAGCCTCCTTGCAGTTGAGGTTCCACCAAAGGATGGGCTTCCTCATGCTGAT ATATCATTTCAACCCTTGATCCAGTGTCTTGATGTTGacaattttatcaaattattTACAGCTGTGTTGCTTGAGAGGAGGATTTTACTTCGATCAAACAA GTATTCTCTTCTAACTCTGGTTTCGGAGGCTATATGCCATCTTATTTATCCATTTCGTTGGCAG CATGTCTACATTCCATTGCTTTTCTTCAGTGGAGTCGATTATATTGATGCTCCTACGCCGTATATGATGGGTCTTCATTCTGGTGTTGATACTTTTGGGCTAACAATGGATGGC GTAGTTGTTGTAGACCTTGAGCACAATTGCATTACCACATCTGAGGATATTCCTCCCATACCAGAGCCAGAATATAGCTCTTTGCGGGGGGACATAACGAAATTGTTGCATCCGAATGTTGTTGGCATAGACCAAATGAAGGCCACTCTAAGTAACTGCAAGGAGGAGTTTCTTAGAGGTAGTAGCAAGCCATGGGGAGAAGATCATGACCTTCAACTGAG GATTATATTTCTAAAGTTCTTCGCATCAATATTAGGTGGCTACCGCAACTTTATA GAAAGTACCACAACTCTTGTCTTCAACACTCAGGCTTTCTTGAAGAAGCGTTCCCGGTCAACAAACCAGCCGCCAGATCCGATG ATCTCCCAATTTTTAGATTCTCAAGGGTTCTTAGATTATCTGGGGAGAGGCATAGGGTTTGAAGAAAGCAATATTAATTTGCTTGATAAGTTACAAGATGCAATTGGGAGGGGTCAAAGTCCTCTCTCAATCCTTCCATCTATTATGGGAGAGCCTGAGATTGTAACTATATCTGACTATCGTGCAGGATCATCAG GCTCGGATGCCAAATACTGTTATGATAGATTCCCTTCAAACATCTTAAGCGAAGAAGAGGAAGTAAAGAGAAAACAGATTCTAGCTACTGCAAGTGGGGCCCTTGAGTACTCTGGAAAGCATGCTCCTGG cTCACCTTCAATCTTTGCTGGTCAAGATTCTAAGGCTGAAAGTCTCAGTCCAAGGGAGAGGGCA GCTGAAAGAGAGCGCATGGTTTTGGACATCAAAGTCAAGTTGCAG GGGTTATGGCTACGTCTTCTCAAACTGGGAAGCACTGATGATCCACTTTCATCATTTGAATATGGAACAATCCTTG CTTTGATCGAGTCGGATGCTGAGGGCATTGGTGGTAGTGGCTTTGTTGAATGTATAAGGGAGCACATTCACTCG GGGTGGACCTGTCAATTGACTGAGGAGCAGTTTATTGCCGTGAAGGAACTG ctcaaaacAGCAATTACTCGTGCTACTTCTCGGAATGACATGGCTACCATCAGAGATGCCCTTGAAGTTTCAGCTGAAATATACAAGAAGGATGTGAACAATGTTTCGGACTATGTCCAGCGACATCTTCGTTCTCTTCCTGTGTGGGACGATTTACG TTTCTGGGAAGGGTATTTTGACTATCTGTTGGACCGCTTCTCCAGCAA ATCTGCGAATTATGCAACCCTGGTGACAACTCAGCTAATCGTTATGGCTACACACATG GCTGGGCTAGGACTTGCTGACACTGATGCTTGGTCTTTGATTGAAACAATTGCCGGGAAGAACAACATCGGTTATAAACACATG ATAAAACTTAGGGGATTTCTGGCTCATATTCGGCAAATATGTATTGGTTATTGGGGAATCTATTCTAGCAAGTCCCAGGCAGTGCCATTGTATGGATTGGCTTCTCCACGCCCTGATGCTGCTAGTGAAGTTGAGCAACCAGCTGAGGCATCTGGTGTTGGACGAAGCTGGGTCCAAAGCATGTTTAGCAGGGACACCACATTGAGAGCCAACTCGTTTAGCCGTGTTCGCAAGTGGACTTCTGATACTG GAGTAAGTGAGAATGGTAAGCAAGAACCATCTGCTGCTGGGCAAAAGAAAATACAGACTAGTGTTCGCACTCTTAGAGGTCATACAGGAGTGGTCACTGCTTTGCATTGTGTAACAAGTAGAGAAGTATGGGACCTAATTGGTGACCGTGAAGATGCAGGTTTCTTTATCAGTGGTAGCACAGACTGCACG ATTAAGATCTGGGATCCAAGTCTTCGTGGTTCTGAACTTAGAGCAACTTTAAAGGGGCATACTAG AACAGTTAGGGCAATAAATTCTGATAGAGGAAAGGTTGTATCTGGATCTGATGATCAGACTGTTCTTGTATGGGATAAGCAGACTACTCAGCTTCTTGAAGAGCTAAAGGGCCATGATGCACAG GTCAGCTATGTGCGAATGCTGTCAGGTGAACGTGTCCTTACTGCTGCCCATGATGGGACTGTAAAAATGTGGGATGTAAGAACAGATACCTGTGTTGCTACAGTGGGTCGTTGCTCTAGTGCTGTTCTTTGTGTTGAATATGATGACTCTACTGGGATCTTAGCTGCCGGTGGCAGAGATTC GGTCACAAATATTTGGGACATACGAGCCGGAAGGCAGATGCACAAGCTTTTAGGGCACACAAGTTGGATTAG GTCAATTAGAATGGTTGGAGATGCTGTAATTACTGGGAGTGATGATTGGACAGCACGGATGTGGTCTGTTTCTCGAGGAACATGTGATGCTGTTCTAGCTTGCCATGGAGGTCCAATCCTCTGTGTAGAGTATTCAATCTCAGATAAAGGCATAATAACAG GCTCAACTGATGGACTGCTGCGCTTCTGGGAAAATGATAATG GTGGTCTTAAATGTACAAAGAATGTTACTGTCCATACTTCTTCAATATTGTCTATAAATGCTGGGGAACACTGGCTTGGAGTGGGGGCAGCTGATAATTCAATGTCACTCTTTCATCGGCCTCAAGAGAGACTTGGTGGTTTCTCTAGCACAGGTGCAAAGATAGCTGGGTGGCAGCTTTACAGAACCCCACAGAAAACGGTTGCAATG GTAAGATGTGTTTCTTCAGATCTTGAAAGGAAAAGGATTTGTAGTGGTGGGCGAAATGGGTTGCTTAGGTTGTGGGATGCTACCATCAACATATAA
- the LOC140004890 gene encoding uncharacterized protein — protein sequence MGRPDVNSGPSQRGGQPQQPQEYHFQPATQSPETIDDAPPPFETSNDEIHQENYEHEQPQKEEIAGQQNQHAQSHPTPSRGPMAFPPQNTQMRSSPTGHQPQAFPPTQDQTQAFPPPQGKPQAFPPSQDHQPEAFPPSQGHQPQAFPPPQDHQPQAFPPAQGHQPQAFPPSQGQQPQAFPPPQGKPQAFPPQQSAFQQPNMAQFPQAATFSQPAMGVGGQVPIYQAMPNSPLVHPHAQVINNTPMTGFPVAQVLPTQPWKTALFACMDDPTNALITACFPCVTFGQIAEIVDSGQTSCGTSGMLYGLIACFIAMPCLLSCTYRTKLRNRYGLMEAPAPDWMIHCFCEWCALCQEYRELKERNLDPSIGWLGNVAKSQQMAQQAAMTPPAKQTMMG from the exons ATGGGACGTCCAGATGTAAATTCAGGCCCTTCTCAGCGAGGAGGACAACCCCAACAGCCTCAAGAATATCATTTTCAGCCTGCAACTCAGAGTCCTGAAACCATTGATGATGCACCTCCTCCATTTGAAACATCCAATGATGaaattcatcaggaaaattATGAACATGAGCAACCCCAGAAAGAAGAAATTGCCGGCCAGCAAAACCAACATGCACAATCCCATCCAACGCCATCAAGAGGACCAATGGCATTCCCACCGCAAAACACCCAAATGAGGTCATCTCCAACTGGTCATCAACCACAAGCATTTCCTCCAACTCAAGATCAAACCCAAGCCTTTCCTCCACCTCAAGGCAAACCTCAAGCCTTCCCTCCATCTCAAGATCATCAACCAGAAGCATTTCCTCCGTCTCAGGGTCATCAACCGCAGGCCTTTCCTCCACCTCAAGATCATCAGCCACAAGCATTTCCACCAGCTCAAGGTCATCAACCGCAAGCATTTCCTCCATCTCAGGGTCAACAACCGCAAGCTTTTCCTCCACCTCAAGGTAAGCCACAGGCATTTCCTCCGCAACAGAGTGCATTTCAACAACCAAACATGGCGCAATTTCCACAAGCTGCAACCTTTTCTCAGCCAGCAATGGGTGTAGGTGGACAGGTTCCAATATATCAGGCGATGCCGAATTCTCCATTAGTTCATCCCCATGCTCAGGTCATCAATAATACCCCTATGACTGGCTTTCCAGTGGCTCAAGTTCTTCCTACTCAGCCTTGGAAGACAGCCTTGTTCGCGTGCATGGATGATCCAACAAATG CTCTTATAACAGCCTGCTTTCCTTGCGTGACATTCGGGCAAATAGCTGAGATTGTCGACTCTGGCCAAACCT CTTGTGGTACCAGTGGAATGCTATACGGCTTGATTGCCTGCTTCATAGCCATGCCATGCTTATTGTCATGCACCTACAGAACAAAGCTCAGGAATCGATATGGGCTAATGGAAGCACCCGCACCTGACTGGATGATTCACTGCTTTTGTGAATGGTGTGCCCTTTGTCAAGAATACAGGGAGCTTAAAGAAAGAAATCTTGATCCTTCTATTG GCTGGCTAGGAAATGTGGCAAAAAGTCAGCAGATGGCGCAGCAAGCAGCTATGACGCCTCCAGCGAAGCAGACCATGATGGGCTAA
- the LOC113739481 gene encoding protein PLANT CADMIUM RESISTANCE 7-like: MSANNIESNGKSAVNMGQQPAQAAPVAAVFSAAGPWSTGLCGCFEETSNCCVTCCCPCITFGRNVEIIDQGTTSCAQAGIIYYCLAHVGCASCYSCTYRSKLRAYFNLSEDPCNDCLVHCFCLPCAVCQEYRELKNRGLDPSHGWIANVERWNQLAVRTTAPPTFEAGMYR, from the exons ATGTCTGCGAATAACATTGAGAGCAATGGAAAATCCGCCGTGAACATGGGGCAGCAACCAGCGCAGGCAGCTCCGGTGGCTGCTGTATTTAGTGCAGCCGGGCCGTGGTCAACTGGTTTATGTGGTTGCTTTGAAGAGACCTCCAATT GCTGCGTGACCTGTTGCTGTCCCTGCATCACTTTCGGTAGGAATGTCGAAATAATTGACCAGGGAACCACAT CCTGTGCTCAAGCTGGGATCATATACTACTGCCTGGCGCATGTTGGGTGCGCATCATGTTACTCATGCACCTATCGTTCCAAACTAAGGGCTTACTTCAATCTCTCCGAAGACCCTTGTAACGATTGCCTTGTTCACTGCTTCTGCCTCCCTTGTGCTGTCTGCCAAGAGTATAGAGAGCTCAAGAATCGCGGCCTCGACCCCTCCCACG GATGGATAGCAAATGTTGAGAGATGGAACCAACTGGCGGTCAGGACAACTGCGCCCCCAACTTTTGAAGCCGGGATGTATCGTTAG